DNA sequence from the Cataglyphis hispanica isolate Lineage 1 chromosome 12, ULB_Chis1_1.0, whole genome shotgun sequence genome:
GCTAAAATCGATGAAATCGTTACATTGAAAGCGGAAGAGAAGATAAAGATAATCGAAGAGAAGGAACGATCTGTGGATTTGCAGAAGAAtgataatcttattaatttggaTGCGATAAAGAAGGAGGAAACAGAATTAGCAGCTGATGGAGATGTTGCTAATGCCAGAGCTGTGGAACGGCATGAGCAACTTAGAAAAACACTGGAAAAGCATAAATTGGAGCAACGTCAGATGATGCaggaacaaaagaaaattttaaaggaTATCAAGGAACAAAAGCAAGAATTTGAGAGGGAAAAACAAAGAATGGCAAAGGATGAGATACttaagaaaaatgagaaaaagatacaGATTGACAAGGAGAATACTTTGTTGGAAATCAAAACCGATTTGAGAGAAAACGATGGAAAAGTTGTCGAAAACAAAGAGATCagtatagaagaaaaaaataaaataaaaatcaatgaaaaacaGCAATCTCAAGACAAGAATAATAATGTGGCAGCTGAAAGCAACAAGAGAAAATTGGATACCTTTCAGGAAATTTCTCGCAACGAAATAGAAGCATTACAGAAAATATCAGGAATACCAGATAAATCTCATCTTATTAAAGAGATGGTCATCGATAGCGAAATACCcgagaaattattacaaaaagaaagacgAGGCGAGACGAAAGttgagagaatatattttaatgattcgaAAAGTATGAAGGGTCCTATCTTGAACATCTTATCAAAAGGAGCTTTACAGAGATCTATTGTGGAAGAGGGACTTGCCAAAGAGAATGATAATCATCAAATgaaggaagagaagagagaggctCTTACAAATGGAGTTATGAATATGTCAGAGGCACTGCAAGGAAAATACAACGAGAAATATTCTGTACCTgtagcattaaaaataatgaatcaaTCAAAATCAGAAAAGATTGTTTTGCCCCCAAATAAAAACGAACCAGAGGTTCTCCTTGTACATAGAGATATTCTGGAGAATAATGAACGTGAGAAGAGAGACGTCGAcgtggaaataaatataaatgacacAAAATTCAACACTCAACTAACTAAAAAATCCGAGTCTGTTATTAAAGAAGTCAATGATGTGGATCATGGAACCTGCTTAAAAGTacaggaaaatttatttaagaattatgaagataaaaattttgaagatgaaaaaataactaaatcgAGCACAACTGAAGTACCTCTGATTAAAACGAACGTTTATTTGTCTGAACAGGAAATAACAAAAACGATTTCTACGGATCCACATAGTGTTCTTAATGTGGAGTATGCGAGTGTGAAACAGAGAGATTTGAAAGTTCTGAATCCTAAAAATAATGTagagatataaagatatatccagtgatatttgaaaataatagaattctCATACAgcataatattacaaataataaaatgaaaagactttaatatattaaatataaaaaaattcaaatagaaAATGGGCTAATAAGAACCAAGTACAACTTAATTGTGtagaaatctataattataatgtttttggaTTTTTCTAACAACtccaaataacaaaaaattcatgTCTTGAGTTTCCATCGTCATGTTGGATCACCGCTCGAATGATGCTCGCGTACAATCGCGCACCTGTTCGTTCGGACCACCGAGATTTGATAGGAGGTAGCTGAGCCTTCACTCTCGGGGCCAGATGGCCAAAGTGAATGCCGAAACTCTAGATACCGTCCAGATATAGGCGCAAATATTTCAACTGGGCCCCCATTTGGACGAAGACGATTCATCATTCATGACGACCTGAGGAAGGATTACGCGCACGGCACATATCATCGCCACGTTGGTCATCCTCACGGCCTTCCCCCAATCTCTGTCCACAGGCAGTACCAAAGTGTTTTCGTCTTAATCCTATTTTATGTTTGGTAAGTCTTAGGAGACCTATCAAAGACGAAAGCCAATGATGATGGGAACTGAAAGTTTaagacataaattttttgtcactTGGAGAGCTAAAGAGGGTTCAGAGAAAAAACCGatacatttattgtaattaaaaatttctacataatttAGTAGCACCTATTTATTGCGTTCAGTTCTTATTAGCCCACTTCCTACTTGAAATGATTCTTTATAGCATAATATTAGGCAAAGCGTTTGTTTATAAATCGCGAATCGcttattacgaaaaattttacatgtatgatttatttatatcatacaaaatattaaattattatcaagtttAAAGTGTGTGCTAGAAACTTCTCTATTTTTGCCTCATGTGTGTATGCCTTAAGAGTGAGacatatttatagtaaaatgaCTTGTGCTGTGCTTGTATGAAtgcaatgtttaaaaaaatgacgattatgtatgttattttaaactattataaacttctctaaaatttacagattgtaaaaaatgatacaaatattagtttattaagGAATCGATACGtagataatgttaaataaaaatgtatttttacacTGGAATTTGTACTATTTGGATGTATATTACCCAGTTTTCCAAGATAAtacattgataataaattttaatctaaattttttttttggtaataattatacaatagtacttagagatattttgatatatacatatattgtattaagtATCTATAATATTGGTGCTGGTTTGGGTTCTGTCATTTCTACATCTCTGCATTTTGCGTGTTGCAATTCTCTCCTGATTTCGGGAGTGATTGAATAGTGTGACTGTTTCCTCAGTAGTCCTAGTAAAGCTTCCTTTTGCTCAGAACTGATATCGCTTTTATATCGTTGCACAAAAGTTAAGAGTGCTTGATGCCATAACACTGGTAATTCCCTGGTGTCTCTTTCAAACCTGATAGAttacatttaatgtaaatacaatttctaatattactgtttacatataaaagattcgttattattacatatcttaCCTAAGAAAATGAAACACCACTCCATCCACTACTCTGTATGGAAGTGCGTATTTTTTATCCAAGAATATCCTGAGGAAAATGCTGTTTGCACCTGTGTAATCCATCTCCGCGATTTTCAGTATAGCTGCGGAGGAGTGTAAAATTGGTATTGAATTCTTCGCGATTACTGATCCGATGATGACGCTCTCTCTGAGCGTACACGTGCCGGATTCTAAGAGCGGTAGCAGGATTCCCTTCATGAAACCGGCTGGTTTGAATAATGCTTTCCTTAACGCCTGGTATAAGTGGAAATTCAGTCTTTTGTATTCCGCCAGATCATCCCTAATGCGCGGTAACAGAACCAGGTTGTAAAACCTCTGGGCCATCTTTTCCTTTAAATTTGAAGCAAATATCCTTGTTGCTTGATACATGGCAGCGGCAGACCATTTTGGTGGATCCATAATGTATAGTATCTGTTCCCAATTCTTTAAACTAGGCACGATTTTGAAAGCCTTTGGTAGTTTGCCGCTACGATATTTTGCTAAAACGTCTCTGACACCCTCATACATCGCCTTTACTCGTGGATCCAAGTCTTGCAGCTGAATAGTCCCAGCATCAGAAAATTGCGTCTCGATTTCGGTCCTTTTCTCCGtcaatttttccattattatgTCGGCCAGCGTTCTCGTAGGTATCGGATCTCTGGACATGAACATCTGTAACGCGCGTTCATCTTCTTCATTGATTTCGATGTTCTCGTAATAGTGTACATTATCCAATGATTCTTCATCATCGCTAGATTGATCCTCGACATCGCTCAACTCAGAGCCAAGTTTTACAGTCGGCTTCTCGGTGCCTTTAGGATTACTCAGACCAATCTCTTCTTCAATCTCTAGCTGCTGCTGCCTGGCTTGCGATAAGATCTTCTTTGCCAGAGTAGGAGCTACGTACtaggaagaaataataattatactaattacaatcaaagcaaaacaaaaaaatgtttttaagggattattagataatattaaagagataaatgTGAGAACTAACTTCTTCATCGTCAGCCCGATGCCTGATCTTTTGCCTGATTGTAGACTTCACAGACTTATCAAATTCTATTTGTTCTGCCAAACCTATTTTCGGCTCTTTAGTTCCGCCTTTGGAAACCTTGATTTTCTTGGCTTTACCCATTTTTTTAGCACACTATCAAACAAGGAATAAACtgtctctttaaaaaattgggAGGGCAGTTTCGGTGTCTgtctttttaagaaaacacGTGTTTACAGATTGAATGATGCATGCATAGATAGATTACGTAGTAAGAATAGATGGCGATAAAGAGAGTCAGATATAGAGAGTTTTTCAGCAAAAAAGTCACAGACATGGGTAAAACACAATTGGTTATCAACTAGGGAATTTTTGATATCCCGAAAATTTGATAGCCAATCTTTGGAGATTTCACGTTTGTCGTTTGAAGTATTTCTATAGGTTCTCGCCAatgtactttataatttatggttTTAATTTACGCGGGAAAGGGAGGCAAACACAGAACACAGAAGCCATAGCCCTATTTAACCATAATACAAGTTgaaaaacaagaatatttattgcaaaacgatttcaaataaaattgtgtccattaatatttgtaaaacatgGCGAACAAAGTGGCGAGAGACTACATTAAAGACAAAGGTGAgacttttatgtttttatataatttttcaactttatgagaaaaagaaaatatttatatgtctatataacttgtcattaattattttcaataatcttaGCTTATATTAAGTAATGAATCAACACAAAATCAAAcgcataattttttcagaaCAATTCAAGACTTTTTTCTTGGAATTTGTGGCAATGGATgataatacagaaaataaaacttttaaatacagACAGCAGCTGACCAAGATAGCTCACAGAGAACAAATTAGCTTTGAGATCGATTTAGATGATGTACAATCATTTGATGAGGAACTAGCTGCATCTGTTGCTAATAATACACGAAGATACACTAATTTAGTTTTGGATGTATGTATGATGTTGCttgcataaatattactatattcaGAACTGTTCACtgtaagaaattttctttggcACATAgagataaaatcataaaaattcatttattacaaataatatgaaatatataagtttacatatattttataattatttgtaaaaattaatcaaactttgaattttttttttatatattttagttggTTCAAGAAATATTACCTGATTTCAAAGAGAGAGTTGTTTTACCTAAAGATTCATTGGATATTTATATGGAGCATCGATTATTAATACAGGCTCGTAATAGAGGCGAAGCTCAAGAAACCAGAGTTAAATATGCTCCCGAATTGATGCGTCGTTTGTAaggaaatttactttatatttagctTTTTGTTAAAGTAAAAAGTAATCAAGACTGATGAAagcattatttcttttttagtgaagtgtattttaaagatttttctgaTGCAAAAGCATATTCAGTAAGAGATATTAAGGCAGATAAGATTGGAAAGTTGGTGACAGTTAGAGGCATTGTTACTAAAACTACCGAAGTTAAGCCAATGATTGTTGTAGCGACATATACATGCGATGAATGCGGTTCAGAAGTGAGCCAACCGGTAaagaattatactttatattttatttgtatatttttatatgtaatagttattgtataatgcaataatttataatttttatatataataaacaagatattaagagttatacataaaattcattattataggTACATTCTTTAAGTTTTATGCCATTACGGACATGTCCGAGTGAGGGATGTCGCGTGAACAAATCTGGTGGCAGATTATACTTGCAGACAAAAGGTTCAAAGTTTATCAAATTTCAAGAGCTGAAGTTGCAGGAACAtgtaagtttatttaaatattttaagttcaaacatttatatatttcttcttgagatactattaattttttttacagagcGAACAAGTTCCGGTTGGCCACATACCACGATCCTTAACTATCTTTTGTCGAGGTGAAACAACGAGAAATTGCTTGCCTGGTGATCACGTTATTGTTACTGGTGTGTTCTTGCCCTTTGTGAAAACAGGTTTTCATGCTAAATCAGGGCCTGCGCTTTCCAGTGAAACTTATTTGGATGCACATGTAAGAATAGATATAActcaattttacaatatgattttctttgactcattaaattaaacttttaatttaatttcagaaaatagTATGTCTCAATAACGTAGATACGGTAGACGAGAATAACACCGAATTAACAGATCAAGAATTAAGTTTGTTAATGCAAGATGATTTTTACAACAAGTTGGCTTGTTCCTTAGCCCCAGAAATTTACGGGCTCGAAGATGTGAAAAAGGCATTACTTTTACTTCTCGTTGGTGGAACAGACAAAAAGAAAGGCGACATTAAAATTCGAGGTGaggatatataattgattatcacgaaactttttgtatattacatttgatctaaaaacaatattatattcattttttatttagtatttgaGATATCCTAGATACAATATGATGACCTAATCTTATTCTCACTCTTTTTAGGCAACATTAATATCTGCTTGATGGGAGATCCTGGTGTAGCGAAATcgcaattattatcttatatcacACGATTAGCTTCAAGATCACAGTATACTACAGGGCGAGGCTCGTCTGGTGTGGGTTTAACCGCTGCAATCATGAAGGATCCTCTAACTGGTCAAATGACATTGGAGGGTGGAGCTTTGGTATTGGCGGATCAAGGAGTTTGCTGCATCGACGAGTTCGATAAAATGGCAGACGCGGACAGAACGGCAATTCACGAGGTGATGGAGCAACAAACTATATCTATTGCCAAAGCCGGCATAATGGCTCGTTTGAACGCTAGAGTATCCATATTGGCTGCTGCCAATCCGGCGTACGGTAGATACAATCCGCAAAGAACGGttgaacaaaatattcaattgcCTGCCGCGTTGTTGTCGCGATTTGACTTATTGTGGCTTATTCAGGATCGCGCAGACCGAGGAAACGATCTTAAGTAAgtatattcacatatttttaatttaattatttctaattttgtatttaattattattttgatgtttgtgtattttgctaataaatacaaataatcttTCATAGATTAGCACAACACATTACATATGTGCATCAACATTGCTCGCAACCTCCGACTGAAACGGAAGCTAtagatatgaaattaataagaaaatatataaatttgtgtaaGACAAAAGAACCTATCGTATCAGAAGAATTAACGGAATATATTGTAGGTGTGTATGCAATGTGTGTTATTATCTTGTTTTCTTTAACgttatttctcttaaattattatacatataaaatattgatgttatttatatcattttatattaaattaaatttattcaacaaatacgtaattgtttaaaatttattgttgcaGACTCTTATGTGGAAATGCGAAAAGAAGCGCGTAACAGCCATGACAAGACGTTTACTTCCGCTCGTAATCTACTAGCTATTCTTCGATTGTCAACGGCGTTAGCACGACTACGATTATCGAATGTGGTCGACAAGGACGACATTGCAGAAGCGAATAGATTGGTTGAGATGTCCAAGCATTCAATCAACTATTCTGAACAACGTACAAATAACACTCAACAGAATCcgattaatagaattttccaCCTGATACGGGAACTTGCCGGCGATAAAAAGACAGTCAAAGTGTCAGATATTTTGGAGCGATGCACGAGTAAGGGATTTAAACCCGATCCCGTGTACAGATGCATTGAGGAATACGAGGCGTTGAACGTGTGGCAGGTCAATCAAACCAGAAGAttgattacttttatataacttaaacTTTTGTGTTTAAAGACAAGATATTTTCCGCAGAAtctgatgtatttttttatatcctgaAAGGATCTTgacaataaatgattaatatttatttgtttaagagCATTTCTCacatacttttaattaaataaattaaatgtgtattaattatattatacactattttaaaaaaaattaagaaacaatttttgtacTCTAAAAACTGGATTATTTCTAAACCGCTAAAACTCGAAGAAAGATcattgtaaacaaaaaataaaaaaatgttttgtagaCAAAATGTTATAGTTTAtggaatttgaattaaattttttgagagaaatttttctatcgaGTTTCGAAAATACGCTGTcaataatatgcaattttaaggaataaaacaatacgttactttttttttaaacacaaaacaaggaagatacaaaaatttttaaaaaccacCGACAATATGTTAAAAGTTGGAACTTCAAGCTTCAAAatgcttatttaattttttgtctacgatgattttttttgtagaatattgatatcatttttcaaaaaatacagaGTTAGTTTCAAAAATCGTGTAACtcggttaaaaaaattaagaaaaaaaaataaggaaattttaaaaaaagtattttgttgccaaaatgttaaaatttatgaaacttgaattggattttttaagaaaaatttttttgtcgatcTGCAgtgttaaaaatacataattttaaataacaaaacaatatgttctttttttaaagtacagaacaagaaagacaaaaaataaaaatgtgacaaaCATTGATAatgtgttaaaattaaaacttcaggcttcaaaatcttttttaattttttgtctatgaTTTTTTGTCGAATTTCAGTTCAATTTcggttcgaaaaaaaaaaacccaatTTTTAGAGTATAAAAAGTGTTCcctattttttttcgtatataattgagaatatatatacttctataacatatataaaattaataatttgacgcactttaaaaattgtatccgTTTTTCCTTTAGGACAGATTGATCAACAatcgataaagataaaatcgtTGCAAGAATGTCGGTAAGTCGACATTTCATGCATATGCAAGAAGTCCAGGATCGACCGTTGGGGGCGCTGTGTTCGCGTGCGTAGGGTCGAACGTCGAATATATTCCGGTGATTCCGGGCCGGCGCTTCAGTCGCATCGAGTCGCTCGGGGGAGGTCAGTGTCGACGCGCGTTCCTCTCGCTCCCATTTCGCTCTCGCAACGCGTGCGGTCAAACGTGTACGAATGTGCGGTCGCGCGtgtgcgtatatattatatacatacgtcacatatatatatatatatatatgtacatatatatacacgcatatatatctaGAAT
Encoded proteins:
- the LOC126853617 gene encoding bystin, which translates into the protein MGKAKKIKVSKGGTKEPKIGLAEQIEFDKSVKSTIRQKIRHRADDEEYVAPTLAKKILSQARQQQLEIEEEIGLSNPKGTEKPTVKLGSELSDVEDQSSDDEESLDNVHYYENIEINEEDERALQMFMSRDPIPTRTLADIIMEKLTEKRTEIETQFSDAGTIQLQDLDPRVKAMYEGVRDVLAKYRSGKLPKAFKIVPSLKNWEQILYIMDPPKWSAAAMYQATRIFASNLKEKMAQRFYNLVLLPRIRDDLAEYKRLNFHLYQALRKALFKPAGFMKGILLPLLESGTCTLRESVIIGSVIAKNSIPILHSSAAILKIAEMDYTGANSIFLRIFLDKKYALPYRVVDGVVFHFLRFERDTRELPVLWHQALLTFVQRYKSDISSEQKEALLGLLRKQSHYSITPEIRRELQHAKCRDVEMTEPKPAPIL
- the LOC126853549 gene encoding DNA replication licensing factor Mcm7 — encoded protein: MANKVARDYIKDKEQFKTFFLEFVAMDDNTENKTFKYRQQLTKIAHREQISFEIDLDDVQSFDEELAASVANNTRRYTNLVLDLVQEILPDFKERVVLPKDSLDIYMEHRLLIQARNRGEAQETRVKYAPELMRRFEVYFKDFSDAKAYSVRDIKADKIGKLVTVRGIVTKTTEVKPMIVVATYTCDECGSEVSQPVHSLSFMPLRTCPSEGCRVNKSGGRLYLQTKGSKFIKFQELKLQEHSEQVPVGHIPRSLTIFCRGETTRNCLPGDHVIVTGVFLPFVKTGFHAKSGPALSSETYLDAHKIVCLNNVDTVDENNTELTDQELSLLMQDDFYNKLACSLAPEIYGLEDVKKALLLLLVGGTDKKKGDIKIRGNINICLMGDPGVAKSQLLSYITRLASRSQYTTGRGSSGVGLTAAIMKDPLTGQMTLEGGALVLADQGVCCIDEFDKMADADRTAIHEVMEQQTISIAKAGIMARLNARVSILAAANPAYGRYNPQRTVEQNIQLPAALLSRFDLLWLIQDRADRGNDLKLAQHITYVHQHCSQPPTETEAIDMKLIRKYINLCKTKEPIVSEELTEYIVDSYVEMRKEARNSHDKTFTSARNLLAILRLSTALARLRLSNVVDKDDIAEANRLVEMSKHSINYSEQRTNNTQQNPINRIFHLIRELAGDKKTVKVSDILERCTSKGFKPDPVYRCIEEYEALNVWQVNQTRRLITFI